A region of Thermovibrio ammonificans HB-1 DNA encodes the following proteins:
- a CDS encoding acyl-CoA thioesterase: MAEEKKEQQPQVVVGSMPYRVSMAEVDAYGVMYYSRFFELFERGRTELFRALGIEYRQILQQKQILMPVVEAACRYMAPVVYDDLITLETAITNIGTRGIRFDYRVLRDDVVLAVGFTQHIFIDPQGRPVSFGKEVFNILKEKGVITGEPPKDEEGQQQPQQAQPQEDVTQKLKNFIIERTEGKDN, from the coding sequence ATGGCCGAGGAGAAGAAGGAACAGCAGCCTCAAGTTGTTGTGGGAAGTATGCCCTACAGGGTTTCTATGGCCGAAGTTGACGCCTACGGCGTTATGTACTACTCCAGGTTCTTCGAGCTCTTTGAGAGGGGAAGAACAGAGCTTTTCAGGGCCCTCGGTATTGAGTACAGGCAGATTCTCCAGCAGAAGCAGATACTCATGCCGGTTGTTGAGGCGGCCTGTCGCTACATGGCTCCCGTTGTCTACGACGACCTCATAACCCTTGAGACCGCCATCACCAATATCGGCACAAGGGGCATAAGGTTCGACTACAGGGTGCTCAGAGACGACGTTGTTCTGGCTGTCGGTTTTACCCAGCACATCTTCATAGACCCTCAGGGCAGGCCCGTTTCCTTCGGAAAGGAGGTGTTTAACATCTTAAAGGAGAAGGGTGTTATCACCGGGGAGCCCCCCAAAGACGAGGAGGGACAGCAGCAGCCCCAGCAGGCCCAGCCTCAGGAGGATGTGACTCAGAAGCTGAAGAACTTCATAATCGAGAGAACGGAGGGGAAGGATAACTAA
- the carB gene encoding carbamoyl-phosphate synthase large subunit, with amino-acid sequence MPKRTDLRKILIIGSGPIVIGQAAEFDYSGTQACKALKEEGYQVVLVNSNPATIMTDPDIADRTYIEPLTVEVLEKIIEKERPDALLPTVGGQTALNLAVKLHEAGILEKYGVELIGAKVEAIKKAEDRELFKEAMLKIGLEVPKSGTAHTLEEALEVVKEVGLPAIIRPAFTLGGEGGGVAYNIEEFKEIAKKGLAASPVSEILIEESVLGWKEYELEVMRDLNDNVVIICSIENVDPMGVHTGDSITVAPAQTLTDKEYQVLRDAAIAIIREIGVETGGSNVQFAVNPENGRVIVIEMNPRVSRSSALASKATGFPIAKIAAKLAVGYTLDELPNDITKKTPASFEPAIDYCVVKFPRWAFEKFPEADSTLTTRMKSVGEVMAIGRTFKEALLKAVRSLEIGRYGLTMKGVERLSDSELESRIAVPNADRIWYIAEAFRRGWSLEKLYELSRIDRWFLHNIRQLVELEGELKKHTVDTVPGELLKWAKKWGFSDREIASLLGTTEKAVREKRKSLAPVLYKTVDTCAGEFEAYTPYYYSTYDGRECEANPSKKEKVTVFGSGPNRIGQGVEFDYCCVHAVWALRELGYEAHMVNCNPETVSTDYDTSDKLFFEPLTLEDALNVVEKEKPLGVVVQFGGQTPLKLSVPLEREGVKILGTSSESIDIAEDRERFRELLNRLGLKQPPSGIARSLEEAEKIAQEIGFPVLMRPSYVLGGRAMRIVYSMEELRQYMAEAVEVSEEKPVLIDKFLEDAVEFDVDAVADGEEVVIGGVMEHIEEAGIHSGDSACVLPTFSVSRDIVEKIKEITRKIALELNVKGLINIQFAVKDGEIYIIEVNPRASRTVPFVSKATGIPLAKVATKVAMGKKLRELGVKEVEPEYYSVKEAVFPFNRFPEVDPVLGPEMKSTGEVMGIDPDVGIAFYKAQLAAGSRLPLDPSCGKVFISVKDKDKPKIYSVAKQLADMGFKIVSTEGTYRFLREKGIPVELVYKLQEGRRPNIGDLIKNGEVCLIINTPTGTRSKRDAYSIRRLAVNYGIPYYTTVRGAEMAVRAISAMRKGSLNVKPLQDYYGGK; translated from the coding sequence TTGCCTAAGAGAACCGACCTCAGGAAGATTCTGATAATCGGCTCCGGGCCCATAGTCATAGGTCAGGCTGCCGAGTTCGACTATTCGGGAACCCAGGCCTGCAAGGCTTTAAAGGAAGAAGGCTACCAGGTAGTCCTCGTAAACTCAAACCCTGCAACAATTATGACCGACCCCGACATAGCCGATAGGACTTACATAGAGCCCCTAACCGTTGAAGTCCTTGAGAAGATTATAGAGAAAGAGCGGCCCGACGCTCTCCTTCCGACCGTTGGAGGCCAGACGGCGCTGAACCTGGCCGTTAAACTCCACGAGGCCGGTATTCTTGAAAAGTACGGCGTTGAGCTGATAGGGGCAAAGGTAGAGGCGATAAAGAAGGCCGAGGACAGGGAGCTGTTTAAAGAGGCCATGCTCAAAATCGGCCTTGAGGTTCCGAAGAGCGGAACCGCCCACACCCTTGAGGAGGCCCTTGAAGTTGTTAAAGAGGTGGGACTTCCGGCAATTATCCGCCCCGCCTTCACCCTCGGGGGCGAGGGAGGAGGTGTTGCCTACAACATCGAGGAGTTTAAGGAGATTGCCAAAAAGGGTCTTGCCGCCTCACCTGTAAGCGAAATCCTCATCGAGGAGAGCGTTCTCGGCTGGAAGGAGTATGAGCTTGAGGTCATGAGGGACCTCAACGACAACGTTGTAATCATCTGTTCCATAGAGAACGTTGACCCTATGGGGGTTCACACCGGGGATTCCATAACGGTTGCTCCGGCCCAAACCCTTACCGATAAGGAGTACCAAGTTCTGAGGGACGCCGCCATCGCCATAATCAGGGAGATAGGCGTTGAAACCGGCGGCTCAAACGTTCAGTTTGCGGTTAACCCTGAAAACGGCAGGGTTATAGTGATAGAGATGAACCCCCGGGTTTCCCGCTCGTCTGCCCTTGCCTCTAAGGCGACGGGCTTCCCTATTGCGAAAATCGCCGCGAAGTTGGCAGTCGGCTACACCCTCGACGAGCTTCCCAACGACATAACGAAGAAAACCCCCGCCTCTTTTGAGCCGGCGATAGACTACTGCGTTGTTAAGTTCCCCCGCTGGGCCTTTGAGAAGTTCCCCGAGGCCGACTCCACCCTCACCACCAGGATGAAGTCGGTGGGCGAGGTTATGGCCATAGGCAGGACCTTCAAGGAGGCTCTACTTAAGGCCGTTCGCTCCCTTGAGATAGGCCGCTACGGCCTGACCATGAAGGGGGTGGAGAGGCTCTCCGACTCAGAGCTTGAGAGCAGGATAGCCGTTCCCAACGCCGACAGGATTTGGTACATAGCCGAGGCCTTCAGGCGGGGCTGGAGCCTGGAGAAACTCTACGAGCTCAGCAGGATAGACAGGTGGTTCCTCCACAACATCAGGCAGCTTGTAGAGCTTGAAGGGGAGCTTAAGAAGCACACCGTAGATACTGTTCCCGGGGAGCTTTTAAAGTGGGCCAAGAAGTGGGGCTTCTCCGACAGGGAGATAGCGTCTCTCTTGGGGACCACCGAGAAGGCCGTTAGGGAGAAGAGAAAGAGCCTTGCTCCCGTCCTTTACAAAACCGTTGACACCTGTGCAGGCGAGTTTGAGGCCTACACCCCCTACTACTACTCCACCTACGACGGCAGGGAGTGTGAGGCCAACCCGTCGAAGAAGGAGAAGGTTACCGTTTTCGGCTCGGGGCCCAACCGGATAGGTCAGGGTGTTGAGTTCGATTACTGCTGCGTTCACGCCGTTTGGGCGCTCAGGGAGCTCGGTTACGAGGCCCACATGGTTAACTGTAACCCCGAGACCGTTTCTACCGACTACGATACCTCCGACAAGCTCTTCTTTGAACCCCTTACCCTTGAAGATGCCCTTAACGTTGTGGAAAAGGAGAAGCCCTTAGGAGTTGTTGTTCAGTTCGGCGGGCAAACGCCCCTGAAGCTTTCTGTTCCCCTTGAGAGGGAAGGGGTTAAGATACTGGGAACCTCTTCCGAGAGCATAGATATAGCGGAGGATAGGGAGCGTTTCAGGGAGCTTCTCAACCGCCTCGGCCTCAAGCAGCCCCCTTCCGGGATTGCCCGCTCCCTTGAGGAGGCCGAGAAGATTGCCCAGGAGATAGGCTTTCCCGTCCTCATGAGGCCCTCGTACGTTCTCGGCGGGAGGGCCATGAGAATCGTTTACTCTATGGAGGAGCTTCGCCAGTATATGGCCGAGGCCGTAGAGGTCTCCGAGGAAAAGCCGGTTCTCATAGACAAATTCCTTGAAGACGCCGTTGAGTTCGACGTAGACGCCGTTGCCGACGGTGAAGAGGTTGTTATAGGCGGCGTTATGGAGCACATAGAGGAGGCCGGCATCCACTCCGGAGACAGCGCCTGCGTTCTGCCCACCTTCTCCGTGAGCAGGGACATCGTTGAGAAAATCAAGGAGATAACCCGCAAAATAGCCCTTGAGCTGAACGTTAAGGGGCTTATCAACATACAGTTTGCCGTTAAAGACGGCGAAATCTACATAATAGAGGTTAACCCCAGGGCCTCAAGAACCGTTCCCTTCGTCAGTAAGGCAACCGGTATTCCCCTTGCGAAGGTGGCAACAAAAGTTGCCATGGGTAAGAAGCTCAGGGAACTGGGCGTTAAAGAGGTTGAGCCCGAGTACTACTCGGTAAAGGAGGCGGTATTCCCCTTCAACCGCTTCCCCGAAGTCGACCCCGTTCTGGGGCCGGAGATGAAGTCCACCGGCGAGGTGATGGGAATAGACCCCGACGTAGGTATAGCCTTTTACAAGGCCCAGCTTGCCGCCGGCTCAAGGCTTCCCCTCGACCCTTCCTGCGGTAAGGTCTTCATAAGCGTAAAAGACAAAGACAAGCCCAAAATTTACTCCGTTGCCAAACAGCTTGCAGATATGGGCTTTAAAATTGTCTCCACCGAGGGAACCTACAGGTTCCTCAGGGAGAAGGGGATACCCGTTGAGCTGGTTTACAAGCTGCAGGAGGGCAGGAGGCCCAACATAGGCGACCTCATTAAGAACGGAGAGGTGTGCCTCATAATAAACACCCCCACCGGCACCCGCTCCAAGAGGGACGCCTACAGTATAAGGCGTCTTGCGGTTAACTACGGAATTCCCTACTACACAACTGTTCGTGGTGCAGAAATGGCCGTAAGGGCCATCTCCGCCATGAGGAAGGGTAGCCTCAACGTTAAACCACTTCAAGACTACTACGGAGGGAAGTAA